AATTCAAATGAACGGTGGTAGTAAGTCGATAATACGTTCACTTTAACGTGTGGATTACTTAAACGACGGTCAGAAATACGAGTCCATAATACTGGGTGCATTTCAGCCATGTTTGACCCACACAAAACAAAAGCGTCTGCGTGTTCAAAGTCATCGTAACAACCCATTGGCTCATCAATACCAAAAGTACGCATGAAACCACCAACGGCTGAAGCCATACAGTGACGTGCGTTTGGATCAATGTTATTTGAACGGAAACCGGCTTTCATCAGCTTAACCGCTGCATAACCTTCCATTACAGTCCACTGACCTGAACCAAACATACCAACACCTGTTGGACCATGTTTTTTCAGAGCCGCTTTCCATTTCTCTGCCATCGTGTCAAAAGCAACATCCCAAGAAACAGGCGTAAACTCACCTTCTTTATCGTATTGACCATCAGTCATACGTAACATTGGTGTTTGAAGACGATCTTTGCCATACATGATCTTAGATAGGAAATAACCTTTAATACAGTTAAGACCTTTGTTTACTGGTGCTTCAGGATCACCTTGAGTCGCAACAACCCGACCTTTTTGAGTCCCTACTAGTACAGAACAACCAGTACCACAAAAACGACAAGGCGCTTTATCCCATTTAATTTTTGTTTCGTCAGAACTAACGATTAAATTAGTTGCTGAAGCAGGCAGTGTAATCCCTGCGACAGCTGCAGCTGATGCTGCGGCGTTTGCTTTAACAAACGCACGTCTTGTCATTTTCATGATTCATCCTCACATTGCGAATCAAAGTGCTCGATTTGGTGGAATACTAAAGCAACCGTTAGTATTCCTTCGAAGTCATTTATTTTATCGATTGAATCGGTGATATATCCTTGGTTTTCTGTTTCAAGCACAACAACTAATTTGCCCTCTTCACTTTCTCCGTAGATTTCCGCATTCGGTATTTCTAATATTTTTGCTTTTGTTTGTTCTAAAAATTCAGGTTTGACATGTACGACTACACTTGAAATATGAACTTCGTTCTCAGGCAAATTTTCTAGCATTATGTTTGCTCTTCCAGTGTCATGCTGATAGCTGAAGTTGGGCATGCTGCAACACAAGCACCACATCCATTACAGTCATCAAAATTAAGTTTAGGCTGAGCTACACTGCCCAGCGTAAGTTGAAAACGAATCGCTTGCGTGTCACACATATCACTGCAACTACGACATTCAACGGCTCGTTTTGCTAAACAACTTTCATTTATTGTAATTCGATGAGAGAAAGCTGATTTTTCAGTTACAGTAAATAAGTGTTCAGGGCATACTGATGCACATTGTTCACAAAAAGTGCACTCACCTTTTGTAAAATCAACGATAGGAAAACCCCCATCGCCTTTAACAATTATGCTTTCTTCACATGCGGTAATGCACTTTTCACAGCGAGTACAAGCAGAGACAAACTCAGCTTCATTATGAACCCAAGGCAAACGCTGCTGTGTTAAAGGATGTATTTTTTTCTGAGGAGACAAACGGCGAAAAAATCCCCGCTTGGAATGGTCAACTGAATTATCTTGACTCATCTATTCACAACTCCGCGCATCTATTAACATTTTTATATGATGAATTTTAAATTTTGTCATATTTATTGATATACCTCATAATGGTTAAACAAGGGGGGAACTTGTTCTAGATCAATTTTTAAAACAAATAAAAACAACAGAATAGATTATTATCCCCTCCTTTTAACTATAGGCTAGCCACAACAATTATGAAACATAACAAAACATCAATATTAACAAAAACAATAGCTCAAGTGATGTTGTGGATTGTCCTTATTTCTATCATTACAACAAGCTTAGCTTTGGTCACATTATCATCAAGTTTAAAAGACGCCGAAGCGGTCAATATTGCCGGTTCTTTACGCATGCAAAGTTATCGTTTGGCCTACGATATTGAAACCAATTCACCATACATGCTAGATCACTTAGCCAAGTTTTCAGAATCCATTGAATCACCCGCTTTCCACTCTTTAGATCAATGGTTTGTACCGGACGACATTGAATCCTATTATTCTGACATTCGATTACAGTGGCAGTTATTGCAACCTGCATTACTAAGTGATGATAAACAAATTTATCTCACTAAAGTGTCGCTCTTTGTGGATGAAATCGATCATTTCGTTCTACGCTTACAGCAATTTTCAGAGCGAAAACTTCAATTGCTTTCTTTTATTGGTGCGATAGGTTTATCTCTCATTCTTTGTCTTGGCCTTTTTATTATTTCATTTACTCAACGAAAAATTGTGAGTCCGCTGCATCATCTTGTTGCCGCAAGTCACTCAATGACAAAAGGCAATTTTTCAGTACAAGTGGATTTAAATAGTGGTAATGAATTAGGGCAATTAGGCAGCGCCTTTAATCACATGGCAAAACAAGTGCACTCTAGCTACCGCGAGCTCGAAAGTCATGTTGAAGATAAAACCAGAAAACTCAGTCAAGCAAATCGATCGCTAACCACTCTTTATGCTTGCTCTCAAGAGCTATCAGCGTCTCAACTTGATGAAAAAGCCTTTAAAAACATTCTTAACATGTTTACTAATATTGAAGGTGTTATTAGTGCAAGGTTAATTGTAGAAGAAGAGTCTGGGGGTGATTGGGAAATAACAAGTGGAACCCCAAACAACTCACCTTGGAGTTTAGAAGAGCTGATCATTGATGGAGAAAAATTAGGTTACTTATTGTGGCAATTTTCTCTTCCATGCCCAGACCAAAAGCTAATCATCAATATCGCAAATATTCTTGCTCGTGGGTTGTTCTATGACTTAACCCAAAAACAAACGCATCAACTTATTCTTCTTGAAGAACGAGCAGCAATTGCACGAGAACTGCATGATTCACTGGCACAATCGCTTTCTTATTTAAAAATTCAAACGACCTTATTGAAACGCCAACTTAAGAAATGTGATTGTCAAAACACGGGGAGTACATTGACGGAATTGGATGAGGGACTTAAAAGTGCCTATACTCAGTTAAGAGAATTATTAAACACCTTTAGATTAACGATTAATAAGGCGCACTTTGGTGAAGCATTACAAGAGATTATAAATACCTTACAATCGCAGACAGCCATTCGTATACATGTAAATAATGAACTGCCATCTTTACCAATTAATGCACAACAGCACGTACATTTGTTGCAATTAATACGCGAAGCAACATTAAATGCCATCAAACACTCAAAAGCTGGTAATATTATCATTACGTGTTACCAAGAAGGTGAGCAAGGTTACATTAACATTGAAGATGATGGCGTAGGATTTGATTCCACCGAAGAAAAAATAAATCATTATGGATTAAGAATAATGCAAGAACGAGCAAACTTCGTTCGAGGTACTTTATCCATTGCATCAGAATTAGAACACGGTTGTGCAGTGAACGTTACGTTTCCACTTAACCAATAATTAATTTAAAAGGTATATACCCTATGTGGAATGTTGTTATCGTTGACGATCATCCTTTAATGCGCCGAGGCATTGGCCAACTTCTTTCTTTTGAAGATGAATTTACCCTAGCAGGAGAAGCAAGTAATGGCACAGATGCCGTTGCTCTAATCTCTAAAGATGAACCCGACCTTGTTCTTCTCGATCTCAATATGAAAGGCATGTCAGGCCTTGATACGTTGCATGCATTACGCAATGAAGGCGTAACTTGCCCGATTGTTATTCTTACCGTATCCGATAATAAACAAGACATTAAAACCTTAATAAAAGCAGGTGCTGACGGTTACTTACTTAAAGACAGTGAACCTGACGAACTTATTGCACTGCTAAAGCAAGCAATACAAGGTGATAAAGCCTATTCAGAGCAAGTAAAAATTTGTTTAGAAGAAGGCAAGAATGGTGATGATAAACTGTCTAGTTTAACCGCTCGTGAACTTGAAATATTACAAAATGTAGCGAAAGGAATGAGAAATAAACAAGTAGCAGACAAACTGTTCATTTCAGAAGCAACAGTAAAAGTGCACATGAAGAGCCTACTTAAAAAACTCAATGTAAAATCGAGAGTAGCAGCAACCTTACTTTATTTGGATGCATAAAATGAAAACAGCCTTATGTTCTTTAATATTGCTATCACTACTCTCAGGTTGTGCATCAACAACCAAAGTAGAAAATACGAATATAGATAAGGTTTTTTTATATTTTGATGACAGTTCAATTACAGATTGTACTCCAGTCGGAACCGTTACAGGCAGTGAAGGCCATTGGTATACTTTTTTCTTTATTACAAATAAAGAGTTACTCATATCAGCCGTTAATGACATGAAAAATGAAGCCACCCAATTAGGAGGAAACAGCATTGTTATCCATTCTCCTTCAGCCTTTAACACGTCAGTCACTCTGCTTGGATCTGCCTATTTATGCCCCTCGTTATAAATTGACACAAAAAAGCCAACTTAACGTAAGTTGGCTTTTTTATTATTGTCTGTCCATATCCACGTATAAAACTGATTTACATTTTAATGGTATAACGTGGAAGCAATTTGATCTTCTCTCGAGCATACCCAATCAGGATCATAAGGTCCCCAATCAGAAAGACGATAATAACCATCATTATGACGGCGTCCATCTTGTATAAACATCAATTCAATGCCTATGCCTGGTAATGCTTTTAGTACATCTTGAATTGTACGACGAGGCCACCCTGTTAACTCTACAAGTTTAGGTACATTAGGCCTTTCTAAATTATGCACCAACAACGCTAAATACAAGCGTCTGGCGAACACTGGATTCAACTCCATTGATACCTCCTGATTTAATAAGAGTAATTATTAATCATTTAATATTAATGATGTTGAGATTGATCAACTAATTACGAAAATAATCCTACAATTTAACGAAATAACTCATAAATCTGTTTTTTTTTGTAATTAATTTTCATAACTATCATTATAAAAGCAGAACCTCTAACCAATATTAACCGTTCCACCACCTTGAACTTTACCTCCACATCCAACCGCATCTCCACTTCTCGCCGCCGGCTGCCCATCCATAAACACAGAGTTCGATCCCTCAGAAATGGCTCGCGGGTGTGGTGGATGTTTAGGTTTACTATGAGGAGCAAGAGGATCCCCCTTTCTGGCTGCAGGTACACCATCAACTTTAACCGTTCCCGAACCCGCTAATATCGGACTTGGATGAAACCCATCATGGGCAGTACCTATATCACCCACTTTCACTGCATTTCCCATTCTCTTTTGTCCATTTCATACATCAAAAAACAAGTGTATGTTTAATGAACAATAATGACGATTTTAGAAAAGAAAAAGACGAGTCACTTCAAAATATAATTAACAAAACACTAAATACTCTCCAACACTGGCGTATTTGTTCAATTCTCGTTATAAAGGAAGCATAATTAATAACATAATGAAGAAAGTCATGACTATAATTTACGGAATAAAAAACTGCGATACGATAAAAAAATGCAAAAAGTGGCTTGAAGCAAACGACATTAATTTCACTTACCATGACTACCGTACTGATGGCATTGATAAAGAAATGATTACGACTTTTGTTCAACAACTTGGTTGGGAAAATGTCGTAAATAAGCGAGGTACTACTTACCGTCAACTCAATGATGAGCAAAAAGCATCATTAAATGAAACTACGGCGATTGATCTTTTACTAGAAATGCAGGCAATGATAAAGCGCCCCAATTTTAATCCATAACGATCTCTACCATTTAGGCTTCAAACCAGCTCAATATGATGCAATTTTTAACGGTTAATTTTATTTTAAAGATAAGTAAAGGAATACAACATGCCTGACACTCCAACACTCACTCTCGCGAAAGATCTTCTCAGTCGCCAATCAGTCACTCCAGAAGATGCGGGCTGCCAAGAGTTAATGATTAAACGCCTTAAGGCTCTTGGTTTTACAATTGAAATCATGGTATTTGAAGACACCACCAATTTTTGGGCTCGCCGTGGAACAGAGGCACCTTTATTTACCTTCGCAGGCCACACAGATGTCGTTCCAACAGGATCATTAACGCAGTGGAATACCGATCCTTTTGAGCCAACGATCATCGATGGCATGTTATACGCTCGTGGAGCTGCCGATATGAAAGGCTCTCTTGCCTGCATGATTGTTGCTGTTGAGCGTTTCATTTCTGAGCACCCAGAACATAAAGGTTCACTCTCTTTCTTAATCACTTCAGATGAAGAAGGTCCATTCATTAATGGCACAACACGTGTGGTTGATACGCTAAAAGAGCGTAATGAAATTATTGATATGTGTATTGTTGGTGAACCGTCAAGCACCCAATATGTTGGCGATGTAGTCAAGAACGGTCGTAGAGGCTCTTTAACTGGAAACTTAACCGTCAAAGGCATTCAAGGTCACGTTGCTTATCCGCACATTGCACGAAATCCGATCCACCAATCAATGGCGGCACTACTTGAACTGACAATGACTGAATGGGATTTAGGTAATGCTTATTTTCCACCAACCAGCTTTCAAATTCCGAACATGAACAGTGGTACAGGTGCTTCTAATGTGATCCCTGGAACAGCGGAAATCATGTTTAACTTTCGCTTCAGCACTGAATCTACCGTCGAAGGCCTACAACAGCGTGTGATTGAACTCTTAGATAAACACAATTTAGAATACGATCTGGATTGGATTATCAATGGACTTCCGTTCTTAACCGATACTGGCGATCTATTAACAGCCGTTGTTGATGCCGTTGCCACTGTTAATCAACAGAAGCCTGAATTACTAACAACAGGTGGAACATCCGACGGCCGCTTCATTGCTCAAATGGGTTCACAAGTAATTGAGCTTGGTCCGGTTAATGCCACTATTCATAAAGTGAATGAGTGTGTAAAGGTTGATGATTTAGAAAAACTGACTGATATGTATCAAGAAGTCCTAAATAATTTACTCGCTTAGCCACCTTTTAAGTATATGATGAGAGGGTCTTGATCCTCTCGTTTTTTATTAGGTACCTTATGACATATACACAGCTCACCGGTCTATCAACTCAACACCTCTCCGTTGTTAACCCCCATCGCCAACTTCACCATGATTGTATTTCTTCATTTAAGGCACTAGAAATTGCGGCAAAAAAAGCGGGATTTACTCTCACTATCGCAAGCAGTTTTCGTGATTTTGAACGTCAATTAATGATTTGGAATAATAAGTTTACAGGTATTCGTCCCATTCTAGGAACTGACAGTAAAGTGCTAGATACGAATAAGATGAGTGATATTGAAAAGATTCACGCCATTATGCGTTGGTCTGCATTGCCAGGAGGAAGTCGCCATCATTGGGGGACCGATCTTGATGTCTATGCGAGCAACCATCTTCCTAAAGGGGTCACATTGCAGCTTGAACCTTGGGAGTACGAAACAGGACATCAAAAAGAATTCAGTCTATGGTTATTTGAAAATGCCCCTAAATATGGTTTTTTCTTCCCTTATAAGCATGATAAAAAAGGCGTCGCGATTGAACCTTGGCACCTTAGTTACAAAACAACCAGTGATAAATATATGTCACAACTTACACCTGAACATTTACTTCAAGCATGGCGAAATGTAGAACTGGCAGGAAAAGAGAGTATCATTAAACATATCGATATCTTATTTCATCGTTACATCATGAACATAAATAAGGAATAGTCATGGAATGGTTAATGAACCCTTGGGTTATTATCGTCATCGTTTTAAGTGTTGTTATTGGGAACCTTGCCGCATTAAAAGCGACGGCAAATATGAAATTTAAACAGCCGAAAAAACCGATAGCACCACAAGAAAAAGAGGACGAATTAGGTTCTGAAAAAATGAATCGGTAGCAATGAATCAATCTGAAGACGAAAAAAACGACGCCCAATAATTTGAGCGTCTTTCTTATATAACAAACGTGTCTATTCTTCCGTTATTTCTGTTTTTGGCTTCTTATTTGATTTTTCAATCATTGCAGCCAACACAGGAACTAATGAATCAAGAGTCGCTTCATCTACCGGTTTACCCGCAGCATCCGTTACATTAATAGAAGTACGGTTACCAAGATCACCTAATAGTAGGTTGTAAGTGCGACCTTCAAAAGACAATGGTTTTGTACCAATCTCTTGCCAGAACTCATCATCAGGCTCTTTATATTTAACCTCAATGGTTCCTTGCGAACGGTTTCTATCTTCAATATTCAGTCCCATCATAGGCAATAAATCACCAAGACGCTCCCAGAAAACATTATAAGGCGCACGAGCGATTATCACAGGAAGACCACTGCGATCTTGTCCCATAGAAATAGGGATACGCTTAACAAGCTCTTCAGCACGAATACGCGCTTCTTCGCGAAGCTGCTCGTCATAAGCAGACGTCACTAAATTCGTCATTAAAATATTATAACGCGCTTTATTTGCTTGAGTAACTTCAGCTTGTTTACCATCAACTTGCCAATCAATCAGAACAATTTTAAATCCTGAGCGATTATTTTGATTTAACTTAGTAATCAAATAACGAGAACCAAACTCATGATCTTCATCTTCTGAATTCCACGTTAACCAATCAGTTTCAAGTTCAGTATCCGATTGTTTTAGTAATGTGATATTTCGTTTTTTAATTAAGCCCAACACCGTTTGCCAAAGCTTATCAAGATCTTCATCTTTCACAAGCCATACAGAGACTTCCCCTTGTTGCTCTTCTATACGAGCCCCTGGGATCAGTTCTAATACTTGCTGAGGAGGTCGAATATCGACACCTTTTCCGACGCCACCAACATACTCCCCTTTAGGAATATCATATTGAGGATAGAACTCAGGTTTAGCTTCCGCTGGCTGTTGCCATTCTTTTAATGGTGCCGTATCTAAATATTTAAAATCTTGTTTAGCTTGGCGACGCTCAGTTGGACTGCTTGAACAAGCCGCTAACATAGCAACCATCAATGATCCAACAACAAAGCGAGTGTTCACTTTCATTTTTTATCCTACTACTTCAACACACCAGCACGAATTAATGCTTGTTCAACAACTGGTTGTGCTGAATGACTTAATTCTGTTAGTGGTAAACGAATATCAGGGTGAGTAATCATCCCTAAACGATGAGTGGCCCATTTAACAGGCATTGGATTCGCTTCAACAAACAAATCCTGATGTAATGGCATTAAGCGTTGATTAATAATTTCCGCTTCTTCAAACTTACCTTGAGCCGCTAATGCAAACATGGTTGCCATGTCTTTTGCTGCTACGTTTGCCGTTACAGAAATAACACCATGACCGCCCATTTTAACAAATTCAAGTGCCGTTGCGTCATCACCACTTAGTTGGATAAATTTATCACCACAAAGTTCACGCGTAATTGCAATTCGGTCTAATTCTGCTGTCGCATCTTTTAAAGCGACAATATTATCAAATTCAGCTAAACGAGCTACCGTTTCTGGCAATAAATCTACGGCCGTGCGACCCGGAACATTGTAAAGGATTTGAGGTACATCCGTGGATTCAGAAATCGCTTTATAATGTAAGAATAAACCTTCTTGTGTTGGCTTATTATAATAAGGCGTTACGCTTAAACAGCCAGCAACACCTGAATCTCGAAATAATTTACTGAACGTTACCGCTTCATGAGTCGCGTTTGCGCCAGTACCGGCAATAACAGGAATTCTGCCATCAGAAAACTCAAGCGTTTTCATCACTAACTTGACATGTTCTTCTACACTTAATGTCGCTGACTCACCAGTAGTGCCAACAGCAACAATGCCATCTGTACCTGCATTAATATGATAATCAACGAGATTTTTTAAACTTGTGTAATCAACTTCACCATCGGTGTCCAATGGTGTCACTAAGGCGACAATGCTACCTGAGAACATATCCTTCTCCCTTTTTAATCAGCCTGAGAATGGCGAACAAATTGAGTTATTCATTAATATGATGGCAAAGCGTTATCGCCCTTGTTCATCATACAATCACATGATTTTCATCTTCTATGTAATAAGTCGAATTATCAAATCAATAATCTTCAAGGATATTACATTAAAGGCTATGTTGTAGAGTCTTTTTTTTGACGATTGTTCACTATTGCTTGCTTATCACACAATCACTTGCGTGTTAGTATGGTTTTATATTTATCAACAACGAGATTTTTATGTCCCAATACCTTGTAATTACTGCGGTCGGAACTGACAGACCTGGTATCTCGAATAAGGTGACTCGCCTCGTCACTGAATCAAGCTGTAATATCATAGATAGCCGTATCGCATCTTTTGGTAATGAATTCACATTGATCATGTTGTTGTCAGGAAGCGCAAATGCCGTTTCTCGAATTGAAAATACCTTGCCTTTATTAGGTCAACAACACGATCTAATAACGATAATAAAGCGCACATCGCCTCATCAAGAAAGAGACACTTTCTATACGATTGATGCGTTTGTTGAATCGGAAGATCGTCCGGGCTTAACGGAGAAGTTTACTGATTTCTTAGCCAACAGAGACATTGATCTAAAAACACTGAGTGCTCAAACATTAAAGAAAGCAACTAACCAGAATTCGTTTCAAATTCAAATTACAGCTGAGATTTTTCAAGAATGTCATATTATGGAAATCCAAGAAGAATTTGAACATTTATGCTCAACATTAAATGTCAGCGGAAAAATCAATTTTTATAAAAACTAAATATACCGTCAACGTTAAGGAAATATTATGATCACACCATTAGCGGCAGGCTCTCCTGCACCAGATATCTCTCTTTTGGATCAAAATGGAGAGACTATTTCTCTTTCCGATCTAAAAGGAAAAAAGGTTTTATTCTATTTCTATCCAAAAGCAATGACACCAGGATGTACTGTTCAAGCTCAAGGCCTTAGAGATGTAAAAGCAGAATTAGATGCGCATAATGTTGTCGTGTTAGGCGTGAGCATTGATGCGGTGAAACGCTTAGGTAAATTCATTGAGCGTGACCAATTAAACTTTACGTTACTGTCTGATGAAGATCACTCGGCTGCGGATGCTTTTGGTGTTTGGGGTGAGAAAAAATTCATGGGCAAAGTGTATGACGGTCTGCACCGCATTAGTTTCTTAATTAATGAAGACGGCATTATTGAACACGTCTTCACTAAATTTAAAACCAAAACACACCATGAAGTCGTTCTGGATTATTTAAACGAAAAATAATCATTTTTAAAGACGAAAAATAAAAAAGGCGGTGCTCATCTAAAGCACCGCCTTTCTTTTATCTAATAATGATTGTTACGCTTTTTTAAAGACTTCATCGGTTGCTGGCAGTGCTTTCCAAACCGCTTTAACCAGTGTCGCTAATGGAATCGCAAAGAATACACCCCAGAACCCCCACAGCCCACCAAACACTAAAACTGACACAATGATCGCCACAGGGTGAAGGTTTACCGCTTCAGAGAAAAGAACAGGCACCAACACATTACCATCCAATGCTTGAATAATAGCGTAAGCAAGAATTAGCCAATAAAAATCGGGGGTAAGCCCCCATTGAAATAACGCAACAATTGCAATTGGAACCGTTACAGCAGCGGCACCAATATAAGGAATTAACACAGAAAACCCAACCATAACGGCAAGTAATAATGCGTAACGCAGATCCATAATAAAGAAGGTAGCGTAGCTCACCGTTCCTACAATAAGAATCTCAACGACTTTGCCACGAATATAGTTACTAATTTGTTCATTCATTTCAACCCAAACCTTCGTCGCTAGACGGCGATTTTTAGGTAATATATTACTCATCGTTCTGACCATTTCATCTTTATCTTTTAGTAA
The Aliivibrio salmonicida LFI1238 genome window above contains:
- a CDS encoding AI-2E family transporter, yielding MLDMVTQWYKRRFSDPHAVSLVAILVVGFITIYFFGHLIAPLLVAIVLAYLLEWPVAKLSKFGLPRTLAVMFVVLLFISLMLLAVFGLVPTIWNQVGNLINDIPSMFNGLHSLLSSLPDRYPEFIQPQSIDTLLDTVRGKVLGMGETMVKGSLSSLISLAALGVYLILVPLLVFFLLKDKDEMVRTMSNILPKNRRLATKVWVEMNEQISNYIRGKVVEILIVGTVSYATFFIMDLRYALLLAVMVGFSVLIPYIGAAAVTVPIAIVALFQWGLTPDFYWLILAYAIIQALDGNVLVPVLFSEAVNLHPVAIIVSVLVFGGLWGFWGVFFAIPLATLVKAVWKALPATDEVFKKA